One Symphalangus syndactylus isolate Jambi chromosome 9, NHGRI_mSymSyn1-v2.1_pri, whole genome shotgun sequence DNA segment encodes these proteins:
- the LOC129489520 gene encoding speedy protein E16 isoform X4: MDRTETRFRKRGQIMGKITTSRQPHPQDEQSPQRSTSGYPLQEVVDDEVSGPSAPGVDPSPPCRSLCWQRKREWLDECEEEPERELAPEPEETWVVETLCGLKMKLKQQRVSPVLPEHHEDFNRLLEDPVIQRFLAWDKDLRVSDKYLLAMVIAYFSRAGLPSWQYQRIHFFLALYLANDMEEDDEAAKQNIFYFLYGKTRSHIPLFHKRRFRLCRSMNWRARKNRSQIATFQELRFQFFCSMRCRAWVSPEELEEIQAYDPEHWVWARDRARLS, translated from the exons ATGGACAGAACAGAGACTAGGTTCCGCAAGAGGGGACAGATTATGGGAAAGATCACAACCAGCCGTCAACCGCACCCCCAGGACGAGCAGAGCCCCCAGCGGAGCACCTCGGGGTACCCCCTCCAGGAGGTGGTGGATGATGAAGTGTCAGGACCATCAG CCCCTGGGGTAGATCCCAGCCCCCCATGTAGGTCCCTTTGCTGGCAAAGGAAGAGGGAGTGGTTGGACGAATGTGAGGAGGAGCCAGAGAGGGAGCTTGCCCCTGAGCCTGAGGAGACCTGGGTGGTGGAGACGCTGTGTGGGCTCAAGATGAAGCTGAAGCAACAGCGAGTGTCACCTGTGCTCCCTGAGCACCACGAGGACTTCAACAGGCTGCTTG AGGATCCCGTCATTCAAAGATTCCTGGCCTGGGACAAAGATCTGAGGGTGTCGGACAAG TATCTCCTGGCTATGGTCATAGCGTATTTTAGCCGGGCCGGCCTCCCCTCCTGGCAATACCAACGCATTCATTTCTTCCTGGCTCT CTACCTGGCCAATGACATGGAGGAGGACGACGAGGCCGCCAAACAAAACATCTTCTACTTCCTGTACGGGAAGACCCGCTCTCACATACCCTTGTTCCATAAGCGTCGGTTCCGATTATGCCGTTCCATGAACTGGAGGGCCAGGAAGAACCGCTCTCAGATAGCCACGTTCCAGGAGCTTCGGTTCCAGTTCTTCTGTTCCATGCGCTGCAGGGCTTGGGTTTCCCCGGAGGAGttggaggag ATCCAGGCTTATGACCCAGAGCACTGGGTGTGGGCACGAGATCGTGCCCGCCTTTCCTAG
- the LOC129489520 gene encoding speedy protein E16 isoform X1: protein MDRTETRFRKRGQIMGKITTSRQPHPQDEQSPQRSTSGYPLQEVVDDEVSGPSAPGVDPSPPCRSLCWQRKREWLDECEEEPERELAPEPEETWVVETLCGLKMKLKQQRVSPVLPEHHEDFNRLLAPGVDHSPPGRSLCWKRKREWSDESEESSSEEPQKEPAPEPEETWVVETLCGLKMKLKRRRVSLVLPEHHEAFNRLLEDPVIQRFLAWDKDLRVSDKYLLAMVIAYFSRAGLPSWQYQRIHFFLALYLANDMEEDDEAAKQNIFYFLYGKTRSHIPLFHKRRFRLCRSMNWRARKNRSQIATFQELRFQFFCSMRCRAWVSPEELEEIQAYDPEHWVWARDRARLS from the exons ATGGACAGAACAGAGACTAGGTTCCGCAAGAGGGGACAGATTATGGGAAAGATCACAACCAGCCGTCAACCGCACCCCCAGGACGAGCAGAGCCCCCAGCGGAGCACCTCGGGGTACCCCCTCCAGGAGGTGGTGGATGATGAAGTGTCAGGACCATCAG CCCCTGGGGTAGATCCCAGCCCCCCATGTAGGTCCCTTTGCTGGCAAAGGAAGAGGGAGTGGTTGGACGAATGTGAGGAGGAGCCAGAGAGGGAGCTTGCCCCTGAGCCTGAGGAGACCTGGGTGGTGGAGACGCTGTGTGGGCTCAAGATGAAGCTGAAGCAACAGCGAGTGTCACCTGTGCTCCCTGAGCACCACGAGGACTTCAACAGGCTGCTTG CCCCTGGGGTAGATCACAGCCCCCCAGGAAGATCCCTTTGCTGGAAAAGGAAGAGGGAGTGGTCGGACGAATCTGAGGAGTCATCATCGGAGGAGCCACAGAAGGAGCCTGCCCCTGAGCCTGAAGAGACCTGGGTGGTGGAGACGCTGTGTGGCCTCAAGATGAAGCTGAAGCGACGGCGAGTGTCGCTCGTGCTCCCTGAGCACCACGAGGCCTTCAACAGGCTGCTTG AGGATCCCGTCATTCAAAGATTCCTGGCCTGGGACAAAGATCTGAGGGTGTCGGACAAG TATCTCCTGGCTATGGTCATAGCGTATTTTAGCCGGGCCGGCCTCCCCTCCTGGCAATACCAACGCATTCATTTCTTCCTGGCTCT CTACCTGGCCAATGACATGGAGGAGGACGACGAGGCCGCCAAACAAAACATCTTCTACTTCCTGTACGGGAAGACCCGCTCTCACATACCCTTGTTCCATAAGCGTCGGTTCCGATTATGCCGTTCCATGAACTGGAGGGCCAGGAAGAACCGCTCTCAGATAGCCACGTTCCAGGAGCTTCGGTTCCAGTTCTTCTGTTCCATGCGCTGCAGGGCTTGGGTTTCCCCGGAGGAGttggaggag ATCCAGGCTTATGACCCAGAGCACTGGGTGTGGGCACGAGATCGTGCCCGCCTTTCCTAG
- the LOC129489520 gene encoding speedy protein E16 isoform X3 has protein sequence MDRTETRFRKRGQIMGKITTSRQPHPQDEQSPQRSTSGYPLQEVVDDEVSGPSAPGVDPSPPCRSLCWKRKREWSDESEESSSEEPQKEPAPEPEETWVVETLCGLKMKLKRRRVSLVLPEHHEAFNRLLEDPVIQRFLAWDKDLRVSDKYLLAMVIAYFSRAGLPSWQYQRIHFFLALYLANDMEEDDEAAKQNIFYFLYGKTRSHIPLFHKRRFRLCRSMNWRARKNRSQIATFQELRFQFFCSMRCRAWVSPEELEEIQAYDPEHWVWARDRARLS, from the exons ATGGACAGAACAGAGACTAGGTTCCGCAAGAGGGGACAGATTATGGGAAAGATCACAACCAGCCGTCAACCGCACCCCCAGGACGAGCAGAGCCCCCAGCGGAGCACCTCGGGGTACCCCCTCCAGGAGGTGGTGGATGATGAAGTGTCAGGACCATCAG CCCCTGGGGTAGATCCCAGCCCCCCATGTAG ATCCCTTTGCTGGAAAAGGAAGAGGGAGTGGTCGGACGAATCTGAGGAGTCATCATCGGAGGAGCCACAGAAGGAGCCTGCCCCTGAGCCTGAAGAGACCTGGGTGGTGGAGACGCTGTGTGGCCTCAAGATGAAGCTGAAGCGACGGCGAGTGTCGCTCGTGCTCCCTGAGCACCACGAGGCCTTCAACAGGCTGCTTG AGGATCCCGTCATTCAAAGATTCCTGGCCTGGGACAAAGATCTGAGGGTGTCGGACAAG TATCTCCTGGCTATGGTCATAGCGTATTTTAGCCGGGCCGGCCTCCCCTCCTGGCAATACCAACGCATTCATTTCTTCCTGGCTCT CTACCTGGCCAATGACATGGAGGAGGACGACGAGGCCGCCAAACAAAACATCTTCTACTTCCTGTACGGGAAGACCCGCTCTCACATACCCTTGTTCCATAAGCGTCGGTTCCGATTATGCCGTTCCATGAACTGGAGGGCCAGGAAGAACCGCTCTCAGATAGCCACGTTCCAGGAGCTTCGGTTCCAGTTCTTCTGTTCCATGCGCTGCAGGGCTTGGGTTTCCCCGGAGGAGttggaggag ATCCAGGCTTATGACCCAGAGCACTGGGTGTGGGCACGAGATCGTGCCCGCCTTTCCTAG
- the LOC129489520 gene encoding speedy protein E16 isoform X2 encodes MDRTETRFRKRGQIMGKITTSRQPHPQDEQSPQRSTSGYPLQEVVDDEVSGPSAPGVDHSPPGRSLCWKRKREWSDESEESSSEEPQKEPAPEPEETWVVETLCGLKMKLKRRRVSLVLPEHHEAFNRLLEDPVIQRFLAWDKDLRVSDKYLLAMVIAYFSRAGLPSWQYQRIHFFLALYLANDMEEDDEAAKQNIFYFLYGKTRSHIPLFHKRRFRLCRSMNWRARKNRSQIATFQELRFQFFCSMRCRAWVSPEELEEIQAYDPEHWVWARDRARLS; translated from the exons ATGGACAGAACAGAGACTAGGTTCCGCAAGAGGGGACAGATTATGGGAAAGATCACAACCAGCCGTCAACCGCACCCCCAGGACGAGCAGAGCCCCCAGCGGAGCACCTCGGGGTACCCCCTCCAGGAGGTGGTGGATGATGAAGTGTCAGGACCATCAG CCCCTGGGGTAGATCACAGCCCCCCAGGAAGATCCCTTTGCTGGAAAAGGAAGAGGGAGTGGTCGGACGAATCTGAGGAGTCATCATCGGAGGAGCCACAGAAGGAGCCTGCCCCTGAGCCTGAAGAGACCTGGGTGGTGGAGACGCTGTGTGGCCTCAAGATGAAGCTGAAGCGACGGCGAGTGTCGCTCGTGCTCCCTGAGCACCACGAGGCCTTCAACAGGCTGCTTG AGGATCCCGTCATTCAAAGATTCCTGGCCTGGGACAAAGATCTGAGGGTGTCGGACAAG TATCTCCTGGCTATGGTCATAGCGTATTTTAGCCGGGCCGGCCTCCCCTCCTGGCAATACCAACGCATTCATTTCTTCCTGGCTCT CTACCTGGCCAATGACATGGAGGAGGACGACGAGGCCGCCAAACAAAACATCTTCTACTTCCTGTACGGGAAGACCCGCTCTCACATACCCTTGTTCCATAAGCGTCGGTTCCGATTATGCCGTTCCATGAACTGGAGGGCCAGGAAGAACCGCTCTCAGATAGCCACGTTCCAGGAGCTTCGGTTCCAGTTCTTCTGTTCCATGCGCTGCAGGGCTTGGGTTTCCCCGGAGGAGttggaggag ATCCAGGCTTATGACCCAGAGCACTGGGTGTGGGCACGAGATCGTGCCCGCCTTTCCTAG